CCCCGCGACAGCTGCAAACCGTTGCGCGCCAGCCTGTCCGTCGCGCTCCGGTTCGACGGACGTCTTCGGTAAGCCGTTCGTCGGGCAGCTCGGCAGGCTCGAGCGGTGGCTACTATCCGGCGCCTGCGCCGCGTACCACGGTCGAGAAGCACACGCAGCGCGATGCCGCGATCGGCGCCGCGGCCGGCGCGGTGATCGGTGCGACGGCGAGCCGTGACAAGATCAAGGGCGGGCTCATTGGCGCGGCAGCCGGCGCCATTCTGGGCGGGGTGCTTGGCAACAACGTCGACGTTCAGAGAAAGACGACGCCGTTCTAAGCCATTTCAGCCGTTCGGCGATAATTTGTTGGGCGAGCAGGCCTCCTCCGGATTCTCCTCTCGCCCAACATGGATCAAGCCGCCCTCGATCAGGTTCTCGACAAGCTCGCGCGCGACGTCGAGTCGTCGATCCACGCGTTCTATCGCGGAGACGTGCGACAGAACACGCAGCGTGTGAAGACGGACACCTTCGTTCGTGAAGCCAGACAATCATTGCTCGGACTGCTGTCCGCGCCGGGTGCCACCGGCGCCGACGCGGGCGCCTCGAGCTCCGCCGGCGCACTGTCGGCTGACGAGATCACGGCCGCCATGCGTTGCGTGATGGCGTGGCAGCCAATGGGTCCGCCCAGCGCGGCGAGTCCCGCGTCGCGTTGCGTGCCGGGAGCGAAAGAGATGTTGCCAACGTGGGGAGAGCGAGAGAAAGCGCGAGCGGGACTCAAGCGCGCCGCGGGTTGAAATAGGCTGAGGCGGGCACGGGAATCGCATTTTTGCCCCGTGTGAAAGATGCCGAGCTCCCTCCGCCGCCCGCTCCACTGGTTGATGAACAACCGGATCGCCGGCGGCGACGCCTGCTCGCCAACCGCGCGTTCGGCGCGCTCAAGGCGCAACACAATGCCGAACGGTCGCTGATCGAAAGCGTTGCCGACGAGTTGAACGAGGCGGCGGCCTCGACGCCGTATCTCGTCGTGCACGGCTTGTGGTTCGCCGTGTGGATTCCATGGAACCTGGGCTGGTTCGGTCTGCCCGAGTTCGATCCCTACCCGTTCGGCCTGCTCACGATGATCGTCTCGCTCGAGGCGATTTTTCTCTCGATCTTCGTGCTGATGGCGCAGAAGCGTGAGTCCGCGATCGCGGAGTTGCGCGAGGAGCTGGCGCTGCAGGTGAGCCTGCGAATGGAAGAGGAGCTGACGAAGACGCTGCAACTCGTCGCCGGTCTGTACACGCGGCTCGGACATCGTGTCGCGGAAGATCCGGAGTTGAGCGACATGATGCAGCCGCTCGATGTCGTGGGGTTGGAGCGCGCGTTGGCGAATCAGATCGCGGAGGCGGCCGCAGCGCGGAGAGCAGGGCGGCGGCATTCAAAACGCCGCGCGGAAGCGGACGGACAGATATCGCCGCGTTGAGGCATCTCTCCCCAAAAGCAAATAATCACGGAATTGTGAACGGCGACATTCACGGATCGGCACGGAGACAGCGGAACCGCAGTTGACTGCCGTTACCGCTGTCTCCGTGCCTGTCCGAGGTCGTCGCCGTTCACAATTCCGTGGTCGCCTTTTTTATGGGTGCGGAGCTATCTACCGTCCGCCGACCAACTGCCTGAGCACGTACGGCAAGATTCCGCCGTTCTTGTAATAGTTCATCTCCTCCGGCGTATCGATCCGCGCAACGACCGTGAACTCCTTCCCGTTCGCCTTGACCGTGAGCGTCGCCCTCGGCTTGAGAGTCTCGTCCAACCCCGCCACGTCGTACGTCTCGAACCCCGTCAACCCGAGCGATTGACGCGTATCGCCATTCGTAAACTCTAATGGCAGCACGCCCATCCCCACGAGATTCGACCGGTGGATGCGCTCGAACGACTCCGCGATCACCGCGCGTACGCCAAGCAGGACCGTACCTTTCGCGGCCCAATCCCGGCTCGAGCCCGTGCCGTACTCCTTGCCGGCGACGATCACGAGCGGCGTATTCTGCTTCTGGTATTCCATCGCCACGTCATAGATGAACCGCGCCTCGCCGCCCTGCTGCGTCGTCGAGTAGCCGCCTTCCTTTCCAGGCACCATCTCGTTCCGCAGGCGAATGTTCGCGAACGTGCCGCGCATCATCACTTCGTGATTGCCGCGCCGGGCGCCGTACGAGTTGAAATCCTTCTTCTCGACGCCGTGCTCGACCAGCCACTTGCCGGCGGGACTCGACGCCGGAATGTTGCCCGCCGGCGAGATGTGGTCCGTGGTGATCGAGTCGCCAAGCAACGCCAGCGCTCGCGCGCCGGTGATGGCCCGGATGCCGGGCGCCTTCATCGTCATGCCCTCGAAGTACGGGGGATTCTTCACATACGTCGAATCGCCCGCCCACGCGTACGTCTCACCCTGGGGCACGCCGAGCTCCTGCCACTGCTCGTCGCCCTTGAAGACGTCCGCGTACTGCTTCTTGAAGAAGTCGCTCTTCACGCTGCGATTGACTTCATCCGCCACTTCCTGCGGCGACGGCCAGATATCGCGCAGGAACACCGGCCCGTCCTTGCCGACGCCGATGGGCTCGCGCGTGAGATCGAGATCCATCCGCCCGGCCAGCGCATACGCCACGACGAGCGGTGGAGACGCGAGATAGTTGAATCGCGTGTGCGGATTCACCCGGCCTTCGAAGTTTCGGTTGCCCGAGAGCACCGACGCGGCGATCAACGTGCCGCTTTCGATCGCCTGTTGAATCGGTTCCGGCAGCGGGCCCGAGTTGCCGATACACGTCGTGCATCCATACCCGACGAGCTGGAATCCCAGCTGATCGAGGAATTCCTGCACGCCCGCTTGACGCAAATAATCGGTCACGACCTTCGAGCCCGGCGCCAGCGACGTCTTCACCCACGGCTTGGTCTTGAGGCCTTTCTTCACGGCGTTGCGCGCGAGCAATCCGGACGCGAGCATCACCGACGGATTCGACGTGTTGGTGCAGCTCGTGATCGCCGCGATCACGACGGCGCCGTTGCGGAGCGTGAACGTGTTGCCGTTGTACTCGACCTTCACGCCGTCCGTGGCCGCCTGTTGCCCGTCTTCGACGAGCACCGCCGCCGG
The window above is part of the Gemmatimonadaceae bacterium genome. Proteins encoded here:
- a CDS encoding YMGG-like glycine zipper-containing protein: MRATKLMVLIPIAVIAACGRNSSPAVDDALKNDLALASQAQAYNPQQFVSPTEAGFAAQPQMAPRQLQTVARQPVRRAPVRRTSSVSRSSGSSAGSSGGYYPAPAPRTTVEKHTQRDAAIGAAAGAVIGATASRDKIKGGLIGAAAGAILGGVLGNNVDVQRKTTPF
- a CDS encoding DUF1003 domain-containing protein, translated to MKDAELPPPPAPLVDEQPDRRRRRLLANRAFGALKAQHNAERSLIESVADELNEAAASTPYLVVHGLWFAVWIPWNLGWFGLPEFDPYPFGLLTMIVSLEAIFLSIFVLMAQKRESAIAELREELALQVSLRMEEELTKTLQLVAGLYTRLGHRVAEDPELSDMMQPLDVVGLERALANQIAEAAAARRAGRRHSKRRAEADGQISPR
- the acnA gene encoding aconitate hydratase AcnA — encoded protein: KPADLVIDHSVQIDEYGTKLAFKRNVDLEYQRNHERYLFLRWGAQAFDGFKVVPPATGIVHQVNLEYLARVVMSDGGWAYFDTLVGTDSHTTMINGLGVLGWGVGGIEAEAAMLGQPVSMLIPEVIGFKLHGKLPPGATATDLVLTVTEMLRKKKVVGKFVEFYGTGLSSLPLADRATIANMAPEYGATMGFFPCDEETLKYLRLSGRPEQHVKLVEAYTKEQGLFRTDATKDPVFTDTLELDLGTVEPSLAGPKRPQDRVPLSKAKAMYNEALQADLAKLGTAAAKKEVKEATKVSSEPALNPAAVLVEDGQQAATDGVKVEYNGNTFTLRNGAVVIAAITSCTNTSNPSVMLASGLLARNAVKKGLKTKPWVKTSLAPGSKVVTDYLRQAGVQEFLDQLGFQLVGYGCTTCIGNSGPLPEPIQQAIESGTLIAASVLSGNRNFEGRVNPHTRFNYLASPPLVVAYALAGRMDLDLTREPIGVGKDGPVFLRDIWPSPQEVADEVNRSVKSDFFKKQYADVFKGDEQWQELGVPQGETYAWAGDSTYVKNPPYFEGMTMKAPGIRAITGARALALLGDSITTDHISPAGNIPASSPAGKWLVEHGVEKKDFNSYGARRGNHEVMMRGTFANIRLRNEMVPGKEGGYSTTQQGGEARFIYDVAMEYQKQNTPLVIVAGKEYGTGSSRDWAAKGTVLLGVRAVIAESFERIHRSNLVGMGVLPLEFTNGDTRQSLGLTGFETYDVAGLDETLKPRATLTVKANGKEFTVVARIDTPEEMNYYKNGGILPYVLRQLVGGR